The Acidobacteriota bacterium region CGCAGCCTGGCGGTCACCCTGGAACCGGACCTGCCGGCGGAAGAGGGAGCCGCCCCGTCCGGGATGCTCCGCATCACCTGGGGACAAGCGGAGTACTTCACCGCCTGGCGGATGCGCTGGCCCTGAGAAGCCGCCGCCGAAGCAGGCGACCGATGCCCATGACCCTTCGTTTCACGCGGGCCATTTTGCGTTACGATGCCGTATGGCCGCCAGTTGCGCGAGCGGATGGCGAAGCTGGAGGGGTTGCTCGAAGGTCCTTCGCGAGGCCGTCACCGGCACGCGCGCCGCATAGAACGTCCGGCTCTCACCGACACCCGGTCCGAAGGGGAGGTCCCATGCGTATCGAGACGACGGCTCGGCATCGAACCCGCCTGGCGGTATCGACGGTCGCGGCGGCCCTGCTCGTCGGTACGGGCGCGTTGCCCGGCAGCCCCGCACTGGCTCAGGACGCCGGCGCAACCGGCGTGATCGCCGGCAGCGTGGCGGCCGACCGCGGCGAGGTGCGCGCCCTGCGCGTCAAGGCGCACGACACCGTCCACCGCATCGCCTATACCGTCTACACGCGGGACGGCCGCTACCGTATCTTCAATCTGCCGCCGAGCACCTACGACGTCAGCGTCGTCGAGGAGGCGTTCGAGTCGCCGACCGCGACGGTGGAGGTGAGTGCGGGCGCGACGACGACCGTCGATATCGTGCTGACGGCCCTCGGCGCCGGACCCGAGCAGGGCGCCGCGGCCGCTGGTGCATCGGCCCAGCGGAACTACGGCGGCGGAGCGGCTGACGATCGGGCGGCGGAGATCGTCGACTTCGACACTCTCTACCCGCCTCATCCGGCACGCGACGTCATGCTGCGCTCCTGCTTCGGCTGTCACGGCCCGGCCGGCTTCCACCGCCGCGGGCCGCGCAACGAGCGCGGCTGGCGCCGGGCCGTCGACCGGATGTTCGACATCGACGGCCGTGTCGCAAACATGGCGCCCGGCGTGCCGCAGATAACGCACGACCTGGTGTCGGTCGACGAGAAGGAACTGATCATCCAGTACCTGACCTCCCTCTTCGGACCGGGCTCGACGCCGCGCGACCTCGAGCTCGACCCGCTCGTCCGCGACGAGCAGGCGCTCTCCGAGGCGGTCTACATCGAGTACGAGCTGAAGCGCGGGCCGGAGCGGCTGCTCTCGAACGGCGCGCCGCCGCGCGGCAGCATCCACAGCGTCTTCGCGAGCCGCGCCGAGCCGGGGGTCATCTGGGTGTCGGGCAACGGCTCGAACTCCATCATCCGCATGGACAGCCGGGATCCCGACTTCGAGACCCGCACCGACGAGCTGTGGATCGAGAACGAGGAGAACATCAACGTCACGCCGCACGGCATCGTCGAGTACCGCGGCCGCGTCTACTGGGTCGAGCTGACCGGCGACCACTTCGGCGAGCTCGACCCCGCCACCGGCGAGATGAAGCGCTACCCGATGCCGACGAAGGGCGCCGGCCCGCACAGCGTCTGGGTCGATTCCCGCGGCAGCTTCTGGTACACCTACTTCGCCTCGGCCGGCCGCATCGGCCGCTTCGACCTCGCCGCCGAGGACTTCACCGAGTGGGAGCCCCTGTCCGGTTTCAGCGGCTACGGCATCGTCGTCGACCGGCAGGACCGGGTCTGGGCGGTCGGCCTGCACACGCCCGCCATCTACATGTACAACCAGGAGACGGCCGCGTGGCGGTCGTACCCGCTGGCCAACCCGGCGCGGCGCCCCGCCATCGACTCCGACGGCAAGATCTGGGCCGCCCACTACTTCGGCAACGCGATCTCGAAGATCGATCCGGTCACATCCGCCGTCACCGAGTACGTGCTGCCGCTCAAGGACGGCAACCCCTACGACGTCTGGCCGGACGACGACGATAACCTCTGGGTCGAGAACGGCATCTACAACTCGCTGGTCCGCTTCGACCAGCAGACCGACGAGTTCACCTACTTCCCGTTCCCGGAGCTGCGGGCGCACACGCCGAAGCTCGACCGCGATGCGGAAGGCACGCTCTGGTTCACCTTGCGCGGGCCGTCCGGACCGGGCGTGGCGGCGCTGAAACCGCACGGCAACGTGCCGGCGGAAACGAATGCCGGCCAGTAGGAAATCCGCCATTGCGTGGCTGGAAATCGTCCACTAGATGGTTGATTTACAGCCACATCGCGGATAACATCCCAGTCGCATGCGCGGCCGACATGCGACTGGCGCCCTGCTGGATGCACTACGCGACACACCCGTCGTGTACCTGCAGGGTGCGCGGCAGACCGGCAAGAGCACGCTGGTCCGCACCGTCGCCGAACGGCAGCATCCGGCGCGGTACCTGACGCTCGACACGGCCGCCGTCCTGGCCGCGGCGTCGAACGACCCCGAAGGGTTCGTCGCGGGACTCGAACGGCCCGTCGTCATCGACGAGGTCCAGCGGGCGCCTGCCCTGGCGCTCGCCATAAAGGCGGCCGTCGATGCCGACCGCCGTCCCGGGCAGTTCCTGCTGACCGGCTCGGCCAGCGTCATGTCCCTCCCGGCGCTCTCCGACTCGCTCGCCGGCCGCATGGAGCTGCACACGCTCTGGCCCTTCTCGCAGGGCGAGCTCGCGGACGTTCGCGAGACGTTCGTCGACCGCGTCTTCGCGGAAAGACTGGTAACGCCCGACACGGTGCCGAACACGGAGAAGTCCCTGGTCGAACGGGTGTGCACCGGCGGCTATCCCGAGATCCAGACCCGCAGGAGCCATGCCCGCCGGCAGGCGTGGTTCGACTCCTATGTCGACGCCATCCTGCAGCGCGACGTGCGCGAACTGGCCAACATCGAGCGGCTGTCAGAACTCCCGCGGCTGCTCGCCCTGCTCGCGTCGCGCGCCGGCGAACTGCTCAACTTCGCGGATCTGGCCAGGACGCTGGGGATCCCGCAGACGACCCTGAAGCGCTACATGACGCTGATGGAGATGACGTTCCTCGTGCGGCTGCTGCCGGCCTGGTTCTCGAATCTCGGGAAGCGCCTCGCGAAAGCCCCCAAGCTGCTGCTGGCCGACACGGGGCTGCTCACGCACCTGGTTGAAGCCGACGAGAATCGGCTCCGGCGCAACCGCACGCTGTTGGGACACGTCCTCGAAAACTTCGTGGCGATGGAGCTGCTCAAGCAGCTCGGCTGGTCGGAACGGCGCTGCCGGCTGTTCCATTTCCGCACCGAGAGTGGCGTCGAGGTCGACCTCGTCCTCGAGGACCGCGCCGGCCGTCTCGTGGGTATCGAAGTGAAGAGCGCTGCTTCCGTGCGGCAACAGGACTTCCGCGAGCTGGAAACGCTGGCGCGGTTGACGGGGGATCGGTTCGCCCGCGGCGTCGTTCTATGCACCGGGACGACCGTCGTTCCGTTCGGCCGGAACCTGTTCGCGCTTCCCGTTTCGCAGCTCTGGGCCTGAAGCCCGGTCTTCTACTTCCCAGTGAGCTGCGCCTTGAAGTCGACCTCCAACTCGGCCTCCCACGCGACACGCTGCTCGATCTGGTCGCGGCGGGTCTGCAGGCAGTCGAAGCAGAGGGTCCCGGGGATGGCGTGGCCTTCACCGTCGGTGGGAATGCCGCGCTCCTCCATGATCTGGCGGAGCAGCGCCGCGGTGTGCTTCTGCGCCTTGTAGAAATCGGAGTAGCTGAAGCCGTCGGCGATGGCGAGCGGCGAGTAGCCGAGCTCGGTGCGGGCGTCCAGGTCGGCGCCCTGCTCCACGAGATGCTCGGCGACGTTGTTCGCGCCGCGGAAGGCGGCGCCGTGCAGGGCGGTCATGCCGCGGTAGTTTGCGGCGTTGATGTCGTTGCCGTGCTCGAGGCACAGCTTGACGGCCTCCAGAACCTCGTCCTCCTGACCCGGCAGCGACCCGCCGTCCTCACCCGGGTTCCAGATGGCGACCCCGGACGCGACCATCAGCGGCGTCGTGCCGTCGGCGCTCGGTATCGTCGGATCGGCGCCCGCGTCCAGCAGCACGCGCATCGCCTCGGTGTCGGTCACCTTGGCGGCCAGGAAGAAGGGGGTCGCGCCCAGCCGGTTGAGGCGGTTGCGCTGGCCGTCCTTCATGCCGTTGACGGTCATCCGGGCGTTGACGTCGCCGCCGACGGCGATCATCTTCCGCAGCACGTCGATGCTGTCGACGCTGCCGCTCGGAATGGGTCCGGGGAAACCGAAGCCGGTGTTCATCCGGCGCGTGCGGACGAGCTGGTGCAGCGCGCCCCAGCCGGCCCCGGCCAGGTTCGGGTCGGCGCCGCGGTCGAGCAGGTAGTCGGCCAGCTCCCAGTTGGCATTGGCCACCGCGACGACCAGCGCGCTCTGGCCGTCGGACAGCGTGTCGTTGACGTCGGCGCCGGCCGCCAGCAGCACCTGCACGGCGTCGATGTGCCCGCTGCGGGCCGCGAACAGCAGCGCGGTGAAACCGGTGGGCGGCGGCGCGTAGAACAGGCGGTTGCCGTTCGGCGGCCGCTCGACCGTCTCGGTCTTGGCGCCAACGTCGGCGCCCAGCTCGGCCAGCGCGTGCACGGCATCGGCGTTGTTGCGGGCGGCGGCCCACATCAGCGCGGTCTGGCCGCGGAAGCTGTCGCGCAGGTTCGGGTCGGCGCCCCGCACGAGGAGCACCCGAATCGCCGCGGCGTTCCCGGTGCGCGCGGCGGTCATCAGGACCGTCTCGCCCTCCGGCAGCGCGGCGTTCGGATCGGCCCCGGCTTCGAGCAGCGCCTCCAGGATATCCGCGCTGCCGTTCTCGGCCGCAAGCGAGATCGGCTGCACGCCGTAGCGGTTCTTCACCGACACGTCGGCGCCGGCTTCGAGCAGCAGATCCACCAGGCCGGCGTCGTTGCGGTGCACCGCCCAGTGCAGCGCGGTGGCGCCGTCCGGCGCGGTCTGGTCGACGTCGACGCCCCGGCCGACCAGGGAGCGCACCGTGTCGAAGTCGGCCGCCTTGACCGCCGCCAGTAGCGGCGCGTCCCGCCGTGCGGCCGCCTCGGCCGTGGCGGCCGTGATGCCAAGCCCCGCCACAAGGGCGATGGCGGTCACCAACGACACGAGCGTATGCGACCTGTTTCCAGCGACATGCATGAGAACCACCTCGTCACCGAACGCGAGCACGATCCGTCGTTTCGTGCCCGCCATCCTAGCACGGCAGAAAGCCGGCGAACGGCGGCGCCCGGCCCCGTCCGTGAAGACGATACGCGTCGCGTCATGCCAACGCCCCGCTCGTGGAGAGTGCATCCGCCCAGATCGAGGACATCGGCCGGCAGGGCCGGCCTCGATTGCGGCGCCGGCAGCGCTCCCGTGCGTTTCCGGCGGTTGCTTGAGGCGCTGCACGAGCGGACTGGCGAGCGCGTCGTCGTCCTGGTGGACGAATACGACAAACCGATCTGCGGCTACACCGAGGCCGACCTCGACACGAGAGCCTGCACGCCGACGACGACCTGCTTGTCGGCCTTCGACGTCGCTTCGGTAGCGACCGAGGCGCTGCTGTTCCAGACCGGCTACCTGACCA contains the following coding sequences:
- a CDS encoding ATP-binding protein; the encoded protein is MRGRHATGALLDALRDTPVVYLQGARQTGKSTLVRTVAERQHPARYLTLDTAAVLAAASNDPEGFVAGLERPVVIDEVQRAPALALAIKAAVDADRRPGQFLLTGSASVMSLPALSDSLAGRMELHTLWPFSQGELADVRETFVDRVFAERLVTPDTVPNTEKSLVERVCTGGYPEIQTRRSHARRQAWFDSYVDAILQRDVRELANIERLSELPRLLALLASRAGELLNFADLARTLGIPQTTLKRYMTLMEMTFLVRLLPAWFSNLGKRLAKAPKLLLADTGLLTHLVEADENRLRRNRTLLGHVLENFVAMELLKQLGWSERRCRLFHFRTESGVEVDLVLEDRAGRLVGIEVKSAASVRQQDFRELETLARLTGDRFARGVVLCTGTTVVPFGRNLFALPVSQLWA